The Thermoplasmata archaeon genome has a segment encoding these proteins:
- the guaA gene encoding glutamine-hydrolyzing GMP synthase, whose product MFDPRTFVDESVKKINEEVRGKAIIACSGGVDSTTAAAIVARAIGEHLLAVYVDTGLMRKNETHDVETTLRKLGINYKIVDARKEFIDALKGVVDPEAKRKIIGEKFIRVFEREAKDFGAKYLVQGTIAPDWIESGDGLRDTIKSHHNVGGLPKEMNLKLVEPLRDLYKDEVRKVAAYLGIPVHDRQPFPGPGLAIRVLGEVNEERLEIVREACAIVEEEIEAAVKDGKMQKPWQYFAVLLPIKSVGVHGDVRSYGYTVAVRSVESIDAMSAEYSKIPHEVLERISIRITNELKEKVNRVVYDISHKPPATIEWE is encoded by the coding sequence ATGTTTGACCCCAGAACTTTTGTCGACGAGAGCGTGAAGAAAATCAATGAAGAGGTGAGAGGCAAGGCAATTATTGCCTGCTCCGGTGGCGTGGATAGCACTACAGCTGCAGCGATTGTGGCAAGGGCAATAGGAGAACATCTTCTTGCTGTCTATGTTGACACTGGTTTGATGAGAAAAAATGAAACACATGATGTTGAGACTACACTTAGGAAACTTGGGATTAACTACAAAATCGTAGATGCCAGAAAAGAGTTCATTGATGCATTGAAGGGTGTTGTTGACCCAGAGGCAAAGAGAAAAATCATTGGAGAGAAATTTATTAGAGTGTTCGAGCGAGAAGCGAAAGATTTTGGTGCAAAATACCTTGTTCAAGGTACGATTGCACCTGACTGGATAGAAAGTGGTGATGGATTGAGGGACACAATTAAGTCGCATCATAATGTTGGGGGATTGCCCAAAGAGATGAATTTGAAGCTGGTAGAGCCGTTACGTGACCTATATAAAGATGAGGTTAGAAAAGTGGCCGCATATCTTGGCATTCCAGTGCACGATCGACAGCCATTTCCTGGGCCAGGTCTAGCAATAAGGGTTTTAGGAGAGGTTAATGAGGAGCGTTTAGAGATCGTTCGTGAGGCATGTGCGATCGTAGAAGAGGAAATTGAGGCAGCGGTGAAAGATGGAAAGATGCAGAAGCCCTGGCAGTACTTCGCCGTTTTGCTACCCATCAAAAGCGTTGGGGTTCATGGAGATGTTCGCTCCTATGGCTACACCGTAGCTGTGAGGTCTGTAGAGTCCATAGACGCTATGAGTGCAGAATATTCAAAAATTCCCCATGAAGTTCTAGAACGGATCTCAATAAGAATTACCAACGAACTTAAGGAGAAGGTAAACAGAGTTGTTTATGACATTTCCCACAAACCGCCTGCTACTATCGAGTGGGAGTAA
- a CDS encoding PAC2 family protein, producing the protein MTHKEIVKKKIIEKSVRLVERKRIKCENAVFIEAFPSVGLIGSIVGNFLVDSFKLERIATIVSDYFPPVAIVRNSVPSHPVRIYGNDKMFVFLSEFVPDPLLTKEISDLILELAKTRKCSMIISPEGVVYNGSPEETPGIYGVGSTPKVRKLLEEHKITTLRDGIISGISGMLLADGELNGIDVLCLLAESNPRMPDARAAIRIVHTIDELLPDIEIDVTPLEAQAAMFEKMFKESVEKAKMSLEKHEIDSFHTMYG; encoded by the coding sequence ATGACCCACAAGGAAATTGTGAAGAAAAAGATAATTGAAAAAAGTGTTAGGCTTGTTGAAAGAAAGCGGATAAAATGCGAGAATGCTGTGTTCATCGAAGCATTTCCTAGCGTTGGCTTAATCGGAAGCATCGTTGGAAATTTTTTGGTGGATAGTTTCAAACTGGAAAGAATCGCAACCATCGTCTCGGATTATTTTCCGCCTGTAGCAATCGTCCGCAACTCCGTTCCCTCCCACCCCGTAAGAATTTATGGAAATGATAAAATGTTTGTTTTTCTGTCCGAGTTTGTACCTGACCCACTTCTAACGAAGGAAATTTCGGACCTCATCCTCGAATTGGCGAAAACAAGAAAATGCTCAATGATTATCTCACCAGAAGGCGTGGTCTATAACGGGTCGCCAGAAGAAACACCTGGAATATACGGAGTGGGTTCTACTCCAAAAGTAAGGAAGTTGCTGGAAGAACACAAAATCACCACATTGAGAGACGGGATAATTTCTGGAATCTCCGGCATGCTGTTGGCAGATGGTGAGTTGAATGGTATTGATGTGCTCTGCTTGCTCGCTGAAAGCAATCCTCGGATGCCAGATGCCAGAGCCGCAATTAGGATTGTGCATACCATCGACGAACTCCTTCCAGATATAGAAATTGATGTTACTCCCCTCGAAGCCCAGGCAGCAATGTTCGAGAAAATGTTTAAGGAATCTGTTGAGAAGGCAAAAATGAGTCTTGAAAAACATGAAATAGATTCCTTCCATACAATGTATGGGTGA